The window TGGACGAGGAAACGGTGCGGGAAGAAGGGGAGGTTGGGAAGCGGGCCGCCGTCAGGCGGCCCGGCTGTCGGGCAGGATGTGGCTGGCGAGTGCCGCCAGCAGGTCGGCGGCACCGGCCGGACCGCCATGGGCGCGGGCGACCTGACGGGCGAAGCCGGGGGAGGCCGGCATGATCTCGGCACGGTCGTCCGCCCCACGATCCGCCGGCTGTCCGGCCCCGTCCGCCGGGGTGCCGCCGCCATCCTGGGGGGCGTCCTGGTTCTGGGGCTGGTTCTGGTTTTGCGGCTGGTTCTGGGGTTGGCCCTGCGGCTGGCCCTGACCTTGGCCTTGCTGGCCCTGACCCTGCTGGCCCTGCGGACCCTGGGTCCCCGGCTGTCCGGTCGTCGAGCCGCGGCCCTGTCCGGTGCCGAGGCCGTTGCCCCGCTCCTGGCCCAAGCCTTGGCCTTGGCCCTGACCCTGACCGTTGTTCAGGCCGTTGCCCTGCGTGCCGGTCTGGCCGGGAGTGCTTTGGCCGGGAGTGCCCTGGCCGCCGGTATTGGTGCCCGTGCCCGTGCCCGTGCCGGTCCCTCCGGGCGTGCCGCCGGTACCGAGACCGCTGCCCAGACCATTGCTGCCAAGGCCATTGCCGCCCAAACCGCCGCCGGCAAGGCCGCCGCCACCCAGGCTGCCACCCAGGCCGCCGCCCAGGCCGCCGCCCAGACCACCGCCGAGGCCGCTTCCTCCCAGCCCGCTGCCGGAGCCGCTGTTGGAACCGGAGCTGGACGAACCGCCGCCGATGCTGTTCAGCGTCACTGACCGGCCGGCATCCGTGCTGGACGAACCGCCGCCGATGTTGTTCAGCGTCACCGACCGGCCGGCGTCCGTGCTGGACGAACCGCCGCCGATGTTGTTCAGCGTGACCGACCGGCCGGCATCCGTGCTGGACGAGCTGCCGGGGGTTCCGCCGCTGGTACCGCTGGCGCCGCCGCCCGGCAGCGTCGGTCCGGAGCCGGTGCCGCCGGTGCCGCCCAACGGGCTGTTCGAGGAGCTGCTGGAGGACGGGCCGTTGGACGAGGAGCCGGTCGTCGAACTGCCGGACAGCGACGGGCCGTTGCCGCTGACGGTGACGGGTGTGGTCGTCGCCGGTGTGGTCGTCGCCGGTGTGGTGGGCGCCGTGGTGGTCGTGCTGGCGCGGGCCACCGCGACCGTCACCGTCGCCGCGGTCGAGCTGTTGCCGGCGAGGTCGCGGCCCTGGATGCTGATCGACCGGCTGGTCGCCGTGCCGGCGAAGCTCGGGTCGGAGGCGGTCGACCGCAGCCCGATCGCCTGCACCGCCGCCTGATAGTCGGCGGCCGACGCCGTGCCGGTCAGCACGATGCTGTTGCCGTCGCGGGTCGCGGTGATGCCGGCCGGCAGGGCGCCGATCACCAGCTCGTCGCCGCTGCGGGCATCGGTCAGGGTGACGGTCACCCGGTTCAGCGAACTGGCGTCCGACAGCGAGACGGCGGACCCCAGCGTCGCCGTGCCGCCGGCGCTCAGCGTCGGAGCGGTCCCGCCGGCGGACACCGTCGGGGCCTGGGTGTCGACCGTCAGGCTCAGCGTTCCCGACCGGCCGATGTTGCCGGCGCTGTCGGTGGCGGTGGTCACCACGCTGTGGGCGCCGTCGGTCAGCGGGGTGGTGACGGCGAAGCTCCAGGACCCGTCGCTGCCGGCGGTGGCCGTTCCGACGGTGACGCCGTCGATGATGACGGTGACCGTGCTGTTCGGATCGGCGGTGCCGGTCAGGGTCGGCCGGTTGACCGGGGTGACGTTGGCGCTGTTGTCGATGCCGCCGGCAATCGCCGGGGTCGACAGCACCGGCGGCGTGGCGTCGACGGTCAGCGTCAGTGCCGCCGAGGTGCCGCTGTCGTTGCCGGCCGGGTCGGTCGCCCGGCTGGTGACGGCATGGGTGCCGTTGGCCAGCGGGGTGGTGGGCGTGAAGCTCCAGTTGCCGTCGGACCCGGCGATGGTGGTGCCGGCCGCGACGCCGTCGATCAGGACGGTGACGGTGGAGCCGGGCTCCGCCGTGCCGCCGACGGTCGGACGGCTGATGTTGGTCAGCCCGTCGGTGGCGGAGACGCCGGTGTCCTGTCCGGACGCCAGCACCGGGACCGAGGGGGTGGCCGGGGCGACGGTGTCGACCAGGACGTTCTGCAGGCCCGGCATGCCGGTCAGCGTCGCCGGGAGCGGGATGCGGGCACGGTCGGTGATGCTGCCGCCGTTGTAGTTCAGTCCGGTGACGGCGATGCCGTCGGCGTCGGCGTCGCCCGCCTGCACCACATAATCGAAGCGCAGGACCGTCCCGCTGCTGGCCGTGGCGTTGTAGACCGCTTGACGGGTCTGGCCGCCGACGTCCAGCGTGATGGTCGGGACACCGTTGACGATCACCACCTCGCTGGTCTGGATGTAGAAGCTCAGCGTCCGGCCGACGCCGTAGGTGCCGTCGATGGGCGCAACGATGCTGCGGATCGTCGGCGCCGTGGTGTCGATGGCGATGTTCTTGTTCAGCCCCAGCGACCGCACGTCGCCCGGCATCGTCAGGGTCAGGACCCCGGCATTGCCGGCGATGTCCGTGATCGAACCGGCAAGTGCCGTCGTGCCGATCGCGTCCAGGTCGGCGGCGGTGTCGCCGGCCTGCACCGTGTAGGTGAAGGTCAGCGTGTTGGTGCCGGCCCCGCTGCTGTAGGTGGCGGTGCGGCCGGTGTTCAGCGCCAGCGTCGGGGTGCCGTTGACGGTCACCGCCTCGCTGAAGGTCACCTGGATCGAGATGGTCTCGCCGGTGGTGTAGGTGCCGTTCTCGGTGCTGGCGGTGACGTTGGTGACGGTGGGATGGACGCTGTCGACGCGCACGGCCCCCATGCCGGCGACGCTGTTCAGCGTGCGGATCGCGCTGTTGCCGATCAGGTCGGCGATGCTGCCGCCGCTGATCGATCCGCCGATGCCGATGCCGTCGGCATCGGTCAGGTTGGTGCCCACGGTGTAGCGGAAGGTCAGCGCGGTGCCGCCCGACCCCGACAGGTAGGTCGCCTGCACCACCGTGCCGTTGTCGAGCGTGATTCCGAAGGTCGGCGTGCCGGTGACGGTGACCGCTTCCGAGAAGGTGACGGTGACGTCGATGGTCTCGCCGGCCCGGTAGGTGCCGTTCACCGCCGAGACGGAACTGACCGTCGGGGCCGCGGTGTCGATGACGATCGCCTTGTTGGCGCCCAGCGAGTTGGCCGCCCCCGGCGCCGCCAGCGTCAGGATCGCGTCCAGGCTGGTGGAGCTGTCGGCGATGCTGCCGCCGTTCAGCGTCAGCGCACCCGTCGAGGCATAATCGAGGTCGGCCGAGTTGTCGCCGTCCTGCACCGTGTAGGTGAAGGTCAGCGTGGTCGTCCCCGATCCGCCGGTGTAGGTGGCGTTGCGGCCGATGTTCAGCGCCAGCGTCGGCGTGCCGGTGACCGTCACCGCCCGGTTGAAGGTGACGGTGACGGTGACGGTGCTGCCGGCCTTGTAGGTGCCATCGGCGGTGGTGGTGGTGACCGACGAGACGGTCGGGTTGACGAGCGAGGTCACGACGAGGTCGTTGCCGGTGCCGCCGACGTAATCGACGGTGTAGAGGTCGCCGTTCGTGCTCAGCGTGTCGCCCTGCGCCAGCCCGGACAGGGTGCTGGACACCGCACCGCTGCCGGTCTGGTCGATCACCTTGTAGGTGGCGGCGTTGACGGCGGCGAAGCTGTTGACCCGGGCGACGGTGACGGCGCTCGACCCGCTGGCCAGCGTGACGGTGCCGCTGACGATCACCTGATCGTAGCTGCCAGCCGCCGTGCCGGCGATCTCCACCGCCAGGGTGCCGCTCATCGACAGGTTGCCGTTGACGGTCAGCGAACCGATGCCGTTGTTGGTCCCGGCGACGCCGGGGGCCAGCGTGGCGCCGGAGGCCACCGTCAGCGTGTTGGAGGAGCCGCTGGCGAAGATGCTGCCGGTGCCGCCCAGCGTGGCGCCGGAGGCCACCGACACCCCGCTGGTGTCGCCCAGCGCTCCAGTCACCAGCACCGTCCCTGCCGACACGGTGGTGCTGCCGCTGTAGGTGCTGCTGCCTGACAGGGTCAGCGTGCCGGTCCCCGACTTGGTCAGGTCGAAGGAGCCGTCGATGGTGTTGCTGAGGGTGGCGGTGTATCCCGAGCCGACGTCGATGGTGGCGGCGCCGCTCAGTTGGATGTAGTTGCCGAAACTCCCCGTCACCGCGAAGCTCAGCGTCGTGCCGGCGGCCAGATCGACGCCGGATGCGCCCAGACCGCCGGTGGAGGCGGCGATGATCGTGCCGGCGAAAATGCTGGTGCCGCCGTTGTGGGTGTTGGTTCCCGACAGGGTCAGCGTGCCGCTGCCCTGCTTGATGAGCGTCACGCCGCCGGAGCCGCTGATGACGCCGCTGAACTCCGTCGACGTGTTGTTGCCGCCGGCCGTCAGAGTCCCGCCCAGCACGATGGCGCCGGCGCCGGCGATCGACCCCACCGTTTCCGTGTCCGGCACCGACAGCGTCGCCCCGCTCGCCACCGTCACCGCGCTGCTGTCGCTGATCGCCGAGCCGCCCGACGCGGTCAGCGTGCCGCCGGATACGGTGGTGGCACCGGTGTAGGTGTTGGCCCCCGAGAGGGTCAGGCTGCCGGCCCCCGACTTGGTCAGGCCGCCGGTGCCAGACAGCACGCCGGAGAAGCTGGTGGAGCCGCTCGACGGGCTGACGGTCAGGGTGTTGGCGCCCAGCGTGACGTTGCCGGCACCGCTCAGCGAACCGATGGTCTCTGCGGCAGAGAGTGCCAGGGTGGCGCCGGAGCTGACCGACACCGCGTTGTCGTCGGCGATGGCCGAGCCGCCCGACACCGTCAGCGTGCCGGCCGACACGGTGGTGGCGCCGGTGTAGCTGTTGGCCCCCGACAGGGTCAGCGTGCCGGTGCCCGACTTGGTCAGGCCGCCGGTGCCGGACAGGACGCCCGACAGGGTGGCGCTGTTGGTGGTGTTGATCGTGGCGCCATTGCTGCCGGCGGTGATGGCGTTGGAGACGGTGGCGCCGGTGCCGGTGATCGCCAGCGTGGCGCCGTTGAGCGTCACGCTGCCGCTGCCCAGGTTGCTGCCGCCGGTCACCGACAGGGTGCCGGCGGTGACGCCGGTGGTGCCGGTGTAGCTGTTGGTGCCCGACAGCGTCAGGGTGCCGGTGCCGGTCTTCGCCAGATTGCCGGTGCCGGACAGCACGCCGGAGAAGGTGGTGGAGCTGTTGTCGCCGCCGGCCGTCAGGGTGTTGGCGCCCAGCGTCACCGAGCCGGCACCGGCGAGCGAGCCGATGGTCTCAGCCGCCGACAGGGTCAGCGTGGCGCCGCTGTCCACCGTCACCGCGCTGCTGTCGGCGATGGCCGAGCCGCCGGACACGGTCAGCGTGCCGGCCGACACCGTGGTGGCGCCGGTGTAGCTGTTGGCCCCCGACAGGGTCAGCGTGCCGGTGCCCGACTTGGTCAGGCCGCCGGTGCCGGACAGCACGCCGGAGAAGCTGGTGGTGCTGTTGTCCGCACCGGTGGTCAGGGTGTTGGCGCCCAGCGTCACCGAGCCGGCACCGGCGAGCGAGCCGATGGTCTCAGCCGCCGACAGGGTCAGCGTGGCGCCGCTGTCCACCGTCACCGCGCTGCTGTCGGCGATGGCCGAGCCGCCGGACACGGTCAGCGTGCCGGCCGACACCGTGGTGCTGCCGGTGTAGGTGTTGGCTCCCGACAGGGTCAGCGTGCCGGAACCCGACTTGGTCAGGCCGCCGGTGCCGGACAGCACGCCGGAGAAGCTGGTGCTGGTGTTGTCCGCACCGGCCGTCAGGGTGTTGGCGCCCAGCGTGACGTTGCCGGCACCGGTGAGCGAGCCGATGGTCTCAGCGGCAGAGAGCGCCAGCGTGGCGCCGGTGCCGACCGACACGGCGCTGCTGTCGCTGATCGCCGAGCCGCCGGACACGGTCAGCGTGCCGGCCGACACGGTGGTGGTGCCGGTATAGGTGTTGGCGCCCGACAGGGTCAGCGTGCCGGTGCCCGACTTGGTCAGGCCGCCGGTGCCGGACAGCACGCCGGAGAAGCTGGTGCTGGTGTTGTCCGCACCGGCCGTCAGGGTGTTGGCGCCCAGCGTGACCGAACCGGCACCGGCGAGCGAGCCGATGGTCTCGGCGGCAGAGAGTGCCAGGGTGGCGCCGGTGCCGACCGACACGGCGCTGCTGTCGCTGATCGCCGAGCCGCCCGACACCGTCAGCGTGCCGGCCGACACGGTGGTGGCACCGGTGTAGCTGTTGGCTCCCGACAGGGTCAGCGTGCCGGTGCCCGACTTGGTCAGGCCGCCGGTGCCGGACAGGACGCCGGAGAAGCTGGTGCTGGTGTTGTCGCCACCGGCGGTCAGGGTGTAGCTGTCCAGCGTGACCGAACCGGCGCCGGTGAGCGAGCCGATCGTCTCGGCTGCCCCCAGCGCCAGCGTGGCGCCGGAGTCGACCGTCATGGCGCCGGTATCGGCGATGGCGCTGCCGCCGTTCAGCGTCAGCGTACCGGCGCTGACGGTGGTGGCGCCGCTGCGGGTGTTGGTGCCGGACAGGGTCAGGGTGCCGGCACCGCCCTTGGTCAGGGCGCCGCTGCCGCTGATCACGCCAGTCAGGGTGGCGGTGTTGGATGCGGTGACGGTGGCGCCGAAGGTGCCGACGGTGATGAGGTTGGCGAGGCTGACGCCGGTGCCGGTGATCGCCAGCGTGCCGTTGTCGATCGTCAGCGCGCCTGTGCTGATGTTGGTGGCGTCGGTCACCGACAGGGTGCCGCCCCTGACGGCGGTGGTGCCGGTGTAGGTGTTGGCGCCCGACAGCGTCATCGTGCCGCTGCCGGTTTTGACGATGTTTCCGGTCTGGTTTTGCTCGATGACGCCGGAGAACTCAGTCGACGTGTTGTCCCCGCCCATGGTCAGGGTGCCGTTGTTCAGACTGACCGTGCCGCTGCCGGACAGGGAGCCGATCGTCTCGCTCACGCTGTCGTCGAACCACAGGGTCGCCCCGGACGACACCGTCACGGCGGAGCTGTCCGCGATGGACGCGCCGCCTTGAAGCGCCAGGGTGCCGGCCGACACGGTGGTGGCGCCGCTGTAGGTGTTGGCGCCTGACAGAGTCAGGGTGCCGCTGCCGGCCTTGGTCAGCCCGCCGGTGCCGGACAGCACGCCGGAGAAGGTGGTGTTGGTGCCGTCGCCGGCCGTCAGGATATAGCTGCCCAGCGTGACCGAACCGGATCCGGCCAGCGAGCCGATGGTCTCGCTGGCGTCGAGCGCCAGGGTGGCGCCGGTCGACACCGTGACGGCGCTGCCGTTGCCGATGGCACTGCCACCCGACGCCGTCAGGGTGCCGGCGGAAACGGTGACCGACCCGCTGTGGGTGTTGGTGCCGGACAGGGTGACCGTGCCGCTGCCGTCCTTGGTCAGGGCGCCGGTGCCGCTGACGACGCCGGACAGGGTGAGGGCGTTGGCGGTCTTCACCGTGCCGGTGCCGGTCAGGGCGATGGCGTTGGTCAGCGTCTGGCTGGCCGCCGTGGTGCTCAGCGTGCCGCCGTTCAGGGTGATGGTGCCGCTGCCGATGGTGCCGGATGCGCCCAGTTCCACCTCGCCGCTGCGGATGGTGGTGCCGCCGGACCAGGTGTTGTTGGCACCGCTCAGCGTCAGCTTGCCGGCACTCGACTTGGTCAGGCCGCCGGTGCCGGTGACATCGCCCGACAGGGTGACGGCGTTGGCGTTGTCGATGGTGGAGCTGGACGACAGGGCGATGGCGTTGTCGATGGTGGTGGCGCCGGTGACGGTCAGGGTGCCGCCGCCCATCGTCACCGTGCCGGTGCCCAGGTTGGCATCGCCCGCCACCGACAGCGTGCCGGCGCTGACGGTGATCGTGTTGATGCCGGTGTTGCCGCTGGCGGTGTTGTTGGTGCCGCCCAGCACCAGCGTGCCGGTGCCGCTCTTGGTCAGTGCCGCGCTGTCGGTGCCGTTGTCGGCCAGGGTGGAGTCGATGGTCAGCGTGTCGCCTTCGCCGACGCTGACGCCGAAGCTGTTGCCCAGCGTGAAGCCGTTGGCGGCGATGGTGATCGACCGGCTGTCGGTGTCGCTGTCCATCGCCAGCGTCACCCCGTCGCGCACCGTCAGGGTGGCGGGCAGCGTGATGGTGCCGCCCAGCGTGGTGGCGAAGCGGATGGTGATGTTGCCGCTCACGGCGTTGGCAAGGGCGATGGCCTCCTTCAGGTCCAGGCCGCCGCCGTCGCCCTTGTCGGCCGTATAGGTGCCGGCCGGTGCGCTGCTGTCGATGGCGGTGACGTCGACCGTCAGGTCGTTCGTCACGCTGATGCTGAACACCTCCTCATAGGTGGCAGTGCCGTCGCTGACCTGGATGCGGACCGAGTAGCTCTGCCCGGCGGTCAGGGTGCTGGCGTTGTTCGCCTGAAGCGACGTGCCGGAGATGTTGAACAGGGCGTTGTCGGTGTCGCCGGTGCCGCTGACCAGCGTATAGGTGAAGGTCTGGCCGGTGTCGGCATCGGTCTTCGACAGGGTGCCGACCACCGCATTGGTGCCGTCGAAGATGGTGACGGAGCTGTTCGACAGGGCGATGTCGGTCGGCGCGTCGTTGATCGAGGTGGCGGTGACGACCGTGCTGCTGTTGGCGCTGCTGCTGCTGATGCCGTCGCCGGCGGTCAGGCTGAAGGTGGTCTGCACCGTGCTGCCGGGCACCACCTGGTTGTTGGTGGGGGTGAAGACCAGCGCCTGCAGCAGGGTCTGCAGCCCGCCGGGCGTGGTGGCGGTCAGCGTGTAGTTGCCGGCCGTGCCGGTCAGCCCGCCGCCGGCGCTGGACAGCGTGCCGTTGGCCGCGGTGTAGGCGATGAGGACGGTGAAGGTCCCGGTGTTGTCGTCGGCATCCGTCACCGTCACGTTGGCGAAGGGCGTGGTGGTGGCGTTGTCGTCGACGGTGCCGGCGGTGGTGAAGGTGCCGGCCAGCGCCGGGGCCTGGTTGACCGGTCCGGTCAGCACGACGTCGTTGCTGTTGCTGCCGGCGGCATAGCTGATCGTGATCGTCCCGCTGTTCAGGCTCAGCGTGGCGCCCGAGGCCAGCCCGGTGAAGGTGCCGGTGACGGCGTCGCTGCCGTCGTTGGAGATGATGGCGAAGCTGTCGCCGCTGGCGGTCTTGGCCGGGGTGTAGCTGCCGCCGGCGGTCAGGGTGGCGCTGCTGACGTCCACCGCCCCGGTGACCGCCACCTGGTCATGGCTGCTGGTGCTGACCAGATCGACCGCCAGGGTGCCGCCCGACTGGATGGTCAGGCCCCCGTTGACGGTCAGGGTGCCGACGCCGTTGTTGGTGCCGGCGATGCCGGGGGACAGCGTGCCGCCGGACTGTACGGTCAGGCCGCCGTTGACGGTGCCCGTGCCGGCCAGCGTGCCGCCGCTGCCCACCGTGACCGCGCCGGCCGACGACCCGTTCAGGGTGCCGGTGACGATCAGGGAGCCGGCCGACAGGCTGGTGGTGCCGGTGTAGGTGCCGGTGGCGGACAGGGTCAGCGTGCCGGCGCCCGACTTGGTCAGGCCGCCGGAGCCGCTGATGACGCCCGACAGGGTCAGGGCGTTGCCGGTGTCGACGCTGACGGTGCCGTGGCTGCTGCCGAGCGCGACGGCGTTGGCCAGCGTGAGGGTGCCGGTGGAGGCCAGCGTGCCGCCGTTCAGCGT is drawn from Azospirillum lipoferum 4B and contains these coding sequences:
- a CDS encoding autotransporter-associated beta strand repeat-containing protein, translating into MLRRFPFPAAAPDGAPVKKSHFDACMHVVPDVAFQYQSTIDRKVLILGFPTGAGMKSMFGRKTGAAKTGAAGGRADGKVLRTAGKAPMAFALEPRFMFDAAGAAVADPATVAPPDPVTDHAADPADSGLDHPAGQPSSEAPQAAAPVPPPVEIRAADPAQNDGRREVVFIESNVADYQTLIDGAKAGVEVVLLDGNSSGVAQIAQWAQTHSGYDAIHIVSHGGSGFVTLGADRVDAAAIDGLRDSLAQWGRALSPGGDLLLYGCDVAEPGSTTFLDALSSATGADVAASNDVTGGRNVTGDWTLEEQTGSIETDTPFTADARSLFATELNTGSNRAYSFDGGDKLTLTNAVNDLNALTAFTVEFWVKPASWSGYTALFTSDVPLDSVLGISESRGLSLYYDQANGKLLGTTSTEAPSGSSTGVAATISTGQWTHIAAVFSVNDATSVNIQMIVNGSSLGTQVFTPSGGGNFQNYSGLNMIFGADLTDQAGLSLNGVVDDIRIWNTARTANEISNNRNSELTGSESGLLHYYKLNETTGQTVTDSVSTGAANGLRGADNGTSTDDPTINQDGAFNVAAGPTVSSVSVPSNATYVQGQTLSFTVNTSAAITVDTTGGTPRLALDIGGTTKYATYQSGSGTTALVFSYTVEGNLTDSDGIAVSSLDANGGTLKNGGNDLTTTLNSIGSTTNVLVDSAAPTASVTTATIQNSAGVSTAQSTETGTVYLVLSSATITDQASLETLVTAATAKKATVATANTNTSIATTGLADGTYKIYSVDAAGNVSAASSNSITIDTTAPVLTISNGTALAYTENDAATALASTATLTEAGTPGGSVLTVRITANNEAADTLSLPTGTSTGININGTDLRSGTTNIGTVTTSSVTNGTTWTITFLSSATAQNIQDTVAAIRYNNTSNNPGTSNRTVTFNLTDGAGNAATAATRTVAVTAVNGAPTFTSTNTASVSTFDGTSAAVKTLTATDPESDAISYSLVSVNSTTSGSPFTLFSVSAGGAVTAGNAANLTPGTYTLVVRATDANSATTDQTLTVTVSSSLIVTTATDEAAGTTSYTTELNDDTGLSLREAVAIANANGGATISFNVGGIQLSLGSLAISENITFDADSINTLALSAAAAGDTISIASGKTLTISGGSGDTQSIGNVIAGSGNLARSGSGTLTLSGTNSYSGTTSVTGGTLAVSGDGNLGGGAVTLAAGTTLQVTGATTIDNAVALSGAATVRTDAAVTMSGAFSGGAQALTKSGTGTLTLSNTGNEAGLTGGVTVSDGTLAVADDDALVGGTVTLAAGTTLQVTGATTIDNAVALSGAATVQTDAAVSMSGAFSGGAQALTKSGTGTLTLSNTGNEAGLTGGVTVSAGSLAVADDDALVAGTVTLAAGTTLQVTGATTIDNAVALSGAATVRTDAAVTMSGAFSGGAQALTKSGTGTLTLSNTGNEAGLTGGVTVSAGTLAVADDNALVAGTVTLAAGTTLQVTGATTIDNAVALSGAATVQTDAAVTMSGAFSGGAQALTKSGTGTLTLSNTGNEAGLTGGLTVSAGTLAVADDNALVGGTVTLATGTTLAVTDATTIDNAVALSGNATISNSAAVTMSGAFSGGAQALTKSGAGTLTLSNTGNEAGLTGGLTVSEGTLSIGNDDHLMGGTLTLDGGTLVLANVNGTIDNAIALGASGGTINVASSGATLSGIISGSGSLTKTGGQMLTLGGNNTYTGATNINANIVYITHANALGTTAGATTVASGATLRIDSGLTVAENLTISGNGVSISGSDVGAVKVNGGGTGSATLSGTVTLAADAGIGSYTAGDTLTISGAISGGFNLTKVGAGTVALSGANSYTGTTTVGAGTLSIAGSGNISSAGITLSGGGTLEVTGSNVTLANGLTVSTGGGTVSTADALTLSGTIAAGTNTLTKSGSGTLTLTGTNNSTAWAATVNGGTLAVGAAANLGTGTVTLNGGTLASTGTLTLANAVALGSSHGTVSVDTGNALTLSGVISGSGGLTKSGAGTLTLSATGTYTGTTSLSAGSLIVTGTLNGSSAGAVTVGSGGTLAGTGTVNGGLTVQSGGTLSPGIAGTNNGVGTLTVNGGLTIQSGGTLAVDLVSTSSHDQVAVTGAVDVSSATLTAGGSYTPAKTASGDSFAIISNDGSDAVTGTFTGLASGATLSLNSGTITISYAAGSNSNDVVLTGPVNQAPALAGTFTTAGTVDDNATTTPFANVTVTDADDNTGTFTVLIAYTAANGTLSSAGGGLTGTAGNYTLTATTPGGLQTLLQALVFTPTNNQVVPGSTVQTTFSLTAGDGISSSSANSSTVVTATSINDAPTDIALSNSSVTIFDGTNAVVGTLSKTDADTGQTFTYTLVSGTGDTDNALFNISGTSLQANNASTLTAGQSYSVRIQVSDGTATYEEVFSISVTNDLTVDVTAIDSSAPAGTYTADKGDGGGLDLKEAIALANAVSGNITIRFATTLGGTITLPATLTVRDGVTLAMDSDTDSRSITIAANGFTLGNSFGVSVGEGDTLTIDSTLADNGTDSAALTKSGTGTLVLGGTNNTASGNTGINTITVSAGTLSVAGDANLGTGTVTMGGGTLTVTGATTIDNAIALSSSSTIDNANAVTLSGDVTGTGGLTKSSAGKLTLSGANNTWSGGTTIRSGEVELGASGTIGSGTITLNGGTLSTTAASQTLTNAIALTGTGTVKTANALTLSGVVSGTGALTKDGSGTVTLSGTNTHSGSVTVSAGTLTASGGSAIGNGSAVTVSTGATLALDASETIGSLAGSGSVTLGSYILTAGDGTNTTFSGVLSGTGGLTKAGSGTLTLSGANTYSGATTVSAGTLALQGGASIADSSAVTVSSGATLWFDDSVSETIGSLSGSGTVSLNNGTLTMGGDNTSTEFSGVIEQNQTGNIVKTGSGTMTLSGANTYTGTTAVRGGTLSVTDATNISTGALTIDNGTLAITGTGVSLANLITVGTFGATVTASNTATLTGVISGSGALTKGGAGTLTLSGTNTRSGATTVSAGTLTLNGGSAIADTGAMTVDSGATLALGAAETIGSLTGAGSVTLDSYTLTAGGDNTSTSFSGVLSGTGGLTKSGTGTLTLSGANSYTGATTVSAGTLTVSGGSAISDSSAVSVGTGATLALSAAETIGSLAGAGSVTLGANTLTAGADNTSTSFSGVLSGTGGLTKSGTGTLTLSGANTYTGTTTVSAGTLTVSGGSAISDSSAVSVGTGATLALSAAETIGSLTGAGNVTLGANTLTAGADNTSTSFSGVLSGTGGLTKSGSGTLTLSGANTYTGSTTVSAGTLTVSGGSAIADSSAVTVDSGATLTLSAAETIGSLAGAGSVTLGANTLTTGADNSTTSFSGVLSGTGGLTKSGTGTLTLSGANSYTGATTVSAGTLTVSGGSAIADSSAVTVDSGATLTLSAAETIGSLAGAGSVTLGANTLTAGGDNSSTTFSGVLSGTGNLAKTGTGTLTLSGTNSYTGTTGVTAGTLSVTGGSNLGSGSVTLNGATLAITGTGATVSNAITAGSNGATINTTNSATLSGVLSGTGGLTKSGTGTLTLSGANSYTGATTVSAGTLTVSGGSAIADDNAVSVSSGATLALSAAETIGSLSGAGNVTLGANTLTVSPSSGSTSFSGVLSGTGGLTKSGAGSLTLSGANTYTGATTVSGGTLTASGGSAISDSSAVTVASGATLSVPDTETVGSIAGAGAIVLGGTLTAGGNNTSTEFSGVISGSGGVTLIKQGSGTLTLSGTNTHNGGTSIFAGTIIAASTGGLGASGVDLAAGTTLSFAVTGSFGNYIQLSGAATIDVGSGYTATLSNTIDGSFDLTKSGTGTLTLSGSSTYSGSTTVSAGTVLVTGALGDTSGVSVASGATLGGTGSIFASGSSNTLTVASGATLAPGVAGTNNGIGSLTVNGNLSMSGTLAVEIAGTAAGSYDQVIVSGTVTLASGSSAVTVARVNSFAAVNAATYKVIDQTGSGAVSSTLSGLAQGDTLSTNGDLYTVDYVGGTGNDLVVTSLVNPTVSSVTTTTADGTYKAGSTVTVTVTFNRAVTVTGTPTLALNIGRNATYTGGSGTTTLTFTYTVQDGDNSADLDYASTGALTLNGGSIADSSTSLDAILTLAAPGAANSLGANKAIVIDTAAPTVSSVSAVNGTYRAGETIDVTVTFSEAVTVTGTPTFGITLDNGTVVQATYLSGSGGTALTFRYTVGTNLTDADGIGIGGSISGGSIADLIGNSAIRTLNSVAGMGAVRVDSVHPTVTNVTASTENGTYTTGETISIQVTFSEAVTVNGTPTLALNTGRTATYSSGAGTNTLTFTYTVQAGDTAADLDAIGTTALAGSITDIAGNAGVLTLTMPGDVRSLGLNKNIAIDTTAPTIRSIVAPIDGTYGVGRTLSFYIQTSEVVIVNGVPTITLDVGGQTRQAVYNATASSGTVLRFDYVVQAGDADADGIAVTGLNYNGGSITDRARIPLPATLTGMPGLQNVLVDTVAPATPSVPVLASGQDTGVSATDGLTNISRPTVGGTAEPGSTVTVLIDGVAAGTTIAGSDGNWSFTPTTPLANGTHAVTSRATDPAGNDSGTSAALTLTVDATPPVLSTPAIAGGIDNSANVTPVNRPTLTGTADPNSTVTVIIDGVTVGTATAGSDGSWSFAVTTPLTDGAHSVVTTATDSAGNIGRSGTLSLTVDTQAPTVSAGGTAPTLSAGGTATLGSAVSLSDASSLNRVTVTLTDARSGDELVIGALPAGITATRDGNSIVLTGTASAADYQAAVQAIGLRSTASDPSFAGTATSRSISIQGRDLAGNSSTAATVTVAVARASTTTTAPTTPATTTPATTTPVTVSGNGPSLSGSSTTGSSSNGPSSSSSSNSPLGGTGGTGSGPTLPGGGASGTSGGTPGSSSSTDAGRSVTLNNIGGGSSSTDAGRSVTLNNIGGGSSSTDAGRSVTLNSIGGGSSSSGSNSGSGSGLGGSGLGGGLGGGLGGGLGGSLGGGGLAGGGLGGNGLGSNGLGSGLGTGGTPGGTGTGTGTGTNTGGQGTPGQSTPGQTGTQGNGLNNGQGQGQGQGLGQERGNGLGTGQGRGSTTGQPGTQGPQGQQGQGQQGQGQGQPQGQPQNQPQNQNQPQNQDAPQDGGGTPADGAGQPADRGADDRAEIMPASPGFARQVARAHGGPAGAADLLAALASHILPDSRAA